The following DNA comes from Gemmatimonadaceae bacterium.
TTTTTGACGTCGCGGCTGTCACCGCCCTGCTGTCGCGCGCGCCGTCCGATGGGCGCGCGCGCTGACAGGACCCACCTCCCGAGGATGCACCCGACATGAGCTTTACGGTCAAGAAGTCAGGCGACGTCACGGTCTTCGAAGTCGAGGGCACCCTGATCGTCGGCAACCGCCAGGAGCTGAAGCAGAAGGTCATCGACGAGATCGAGGGCGGCGCGCGCAAGGTGCTGGTGGACTTCGAGAAGACCACCTACATCGACAGCTCGGGCCTGGGCGTGCTGGTCTCGCTGGCGAAGAAGATTCGCGAGACGGGCGGCGACCTGCGGCTCGCCAACCTGAACGATGACCTCCAGACCCTGTTCGAGCTCACCAAGCTCGACACGCTCTTCCAGATCTCCGAGAGCCGCGACCGCGCACTCGAGAGCTTCTAGATGGGGCTGGGCCCCCTGCCGCTCGAGCTGGAGATCCCGAGCGACGTCGGCTGCATCGAATCCGTAGTCGCGCAGATCGT
Coding sequences within:
- a CDS encoding STAS domain-containing protein, with translation MSFTVKKSGDVTVFEVEGTLIVGNRQELKQKVIDEIEGGARKVLVDFEKTTYIDSSGLGVLVSLAKKIRETGGDLRLANLNDDLQTLFELTKLDTLFQISESRDRALESF